TATATTAAATGTCCCACATGGTTTAAGTAAAAGGTGACTTGACAATATATAAATGTTGTGGCAATTTACTTCTGAGTTAGCTTTTGACCTGGAACTAAGCAATACTAACTAGATCTTCTCGTGTGGATGTTTAATTTAATGTGTGTTCAACATAAATTCATAGACCATGTTATCCATGTTTTCAAATAATTTTCATTTATATTGTTATTCATGTTTCGAAACACTACCAAAAATGTATTTCAGTTTTAATAATATAGATGATATTTTTTTTCTTAAAAATTGAACTCTCGAAAATTTTATATTTGACTACAGGTGATTTAGTTAATATTCGTCAATATTAATAGTGGTCAATATATGAATATCAATTTGGTTCGATAAGCTTTGAAGTTGTAATTAATTTATTTAAATTGATTTTAAATGCAGTGACAGAATCTGTAAATAAAAAAAATTACAAAAAGAAAATATTTTATTTATTGTAAATGCAATGGCTAAATGAGTAAATAAAAAAATACTAAAATACTGCTATCCATGTTTCCAAACAGCCCTCATTTATACTGTTATCCATGTTTCGAAACAGTACCAAAAAGTATTTCACTTTTAATAATACAAATAATATAGCATCAAAACTCATGATAGATGATTTAACACATAAACAGTTTCATACTTAATAGCATGTATAAGTGGCTCATGTATTTCCGAGATATAAAACTTTGAGTTATTTCCATTAGATTAGGTTATTGAACAATGTATAAGTGGTGTATGTTGCTGAAACAGGAAGGACTTTCTTTACATGGCTTGGAACTACACCAACAATCACTATAATGGATCCTGAGCACATTAAGGAAGTGTTCAATAAAATTTATGATTTTCAGAAGCCACATACGTTCCCTTTGGGAGAAAAGTTAGCCAAGGGACTCGCTACTTATGATGGTGAGAAATGGGCTAAACACCGGAGAATCATCAACCCGGCATTCCACCTTGAGAAGATCAAGGTTTAAGCTTCTTAAACCATAACCTAAAATGAACTTTATAGTCCTTTAAGTATGTGTGTTATGTTCATTTGGCTCTGTCCAACTTGTTCCTTCTACTTCTGTGTGTAGAATATGGTACCTGCGTTCCACCAAAGCTGCAGCGAGGTTGTTGGCAAATGGGACAAGTTAGTCTTGGATAAAGGGTCCTCATGTGAGGTGGACGTTTGGCCAGGGCTTGTGAGCATGACCGCTGATGTGATCTCTCGCACTGCTTTTGGCAGCAGCTACAAAGAAGGACAGAGGATATTTGAGCTCCAAGGAGAACTAGCACAGCTCATCATACTAACTTTTCTGAAATCTTTCATCCCTGGATATCTGTAATAAAAAACAACCTCAACGTGTGTGCATCTATTATATTTGGAGATGGGAATCATGTTGTGTCTTTTTTTTTGTGTAGTTATCTCCCAACAAAGGATAATAGAAGGATTAAAGCAGCATGCAGAGAAATCCATGTTATACTGAAAGGGATCATGAACAAAAGGTTAAGGGCTAGAGAAGCTGGAGAAGCACCAAGCGACGATTTGCTAGGTATACTTCTTGAATCAAATTCAGGGCAAACTAAAGGAAATGAAATGAGCACTGAGGATGTAATGGAAGAGTGCAAGTTGTTCTATTTTGCTGGACAAGAGACAACTTCAGTGCTTCTGGTCTGGACAATGGTTATGTTAAGCCAACACCAAGACTGGCAAGCTCGTGCACGAGAAGAAGTGAAACAAGTTTTTGGCGATAAAGAACCAGACACGGAAGGCTTGAACCAGCTCAAAGTGGTCAGTAAAACTAAATTAAAAAAATTTGCAAGTGACTTCAGTACGTTTGTTGTGTTATGATGATTTTAATGAATGCTTCCAACAGATGACAATGATACTATATGAGGTCCTTAGGCTATATCCTCCAGCAGCGCAGCTGACCCGTGCCATTCACAAAGAGATAAAGCTAGGCGACCTGACACTGCCCGGAGGCGTTCAGATCAATCTTCCTATTCTGCTAGTCCATCGTGACACACAACTATGGGGCAACGATGCAGGGGAGTTCAAGCCCGGGAGGTTCAAAGACGGTGTCTCAAAGGCAACAAATGGCCAAGTCTCTTTCTTTCCCTTTGCGTGGGGACCAAGGATCTGCATTGGCCAAAATTTTGCTCTGATGGAGACAAAGATGGCTCTGGCGTTGATTCTAAAGAAATTCTCCTTTGAGCTTTCTCCTTCCTATGTTCATGCTCCTTACACAGTCCTCACACTGCACCCACAGTTCGGTGCTCATCTTATCCTACACAAACTATAATTCTTTAACGGATAAACCCCTTTTGGAGTGATGAAAGGGAGTTCAGATCATAATAAAACTCAAAAATATTATGTATTCATGCCAGAACAAGCGTCTCATAGATGAAAACCCTTTGAGCTATGATTCTAACAGAACTAAACAAATACACAATACAAAAGAACCACAATACAAACGCACGTGCAAAACTCTAAATCCGATTCGTACATTGGTTTAGTTATTAGCTACTTTAAAAAGTGTTACAAAAACAATAAGAAGTTTGAAAAATATTGATTTTTTGATAAATTATTAAATTAATTCATCAATGAAACAATATTTATGCAAAAACTATAAAACTTGAATAAGAGAATATAACAAGAATAAAACTATGAACACTGAACTAACGCTGTAAGAGACCGTGCAACCTTGATTTTCAGAGTACATTGTAGACATGATTCATTTCGAATCATTTTATCATCATCCAAAACAGTTAAATACACAGATAAATACAATTTATTATCTGCAAAGAAACGTAAAGTAATTGACGTACGTTACATGCCTATCAATATAGCTCCACACAAATTGAAGTTCGCTTCTTTCGCCACGTGGCATGCGACCTAGTCACATAATGTATGGTACTAAAAGTCTAAAAGACAACGTGCGATATTATCCGCCAACATTGCTCAATCTTTAAAATTTCAAGAATATTAGAAAACTCTCCATCTCTCTGAGAGTGAAAATGGAGATATCAGTTGCGTTAGTAACAGTTTCAGTAGCTATAGTTGTTGTGTCGTGGTGGACATGGAGAACTTTAAAGTTGGTATGGTTTAGACCAAAGATGCTTGAGAGTTACTTGAGAAGACAAGGTCTCTCTGGTACTCCGTACACGCCTCTCGTCGGCGATTTAAAGATA
The DNA window shown above is from Brassica oleracea var. oleracea cultivar TO1000 chromosome C3, BOL, whole genome shotgun sequence and carries:
- the LOC106334975 gene encoding cytochrome P450 72A15-like, with the protein product MEKTVTLVTVSVAIVVVSWWTWRTLKLVWFRPKMLESYLRRQGLSGTPYTPLVGDLRRNFCMMMEAKSKPIKPTDDISPRVVPFPFEMLKNHGRTFFTWLGTTPTITIMDPEHIKEVFNKIYDFQKPHTFPLGEKLAKGLATYDGEKWAKHRRIINPAFHLEKIKNMVPAFHQSCSEVVGKWDKLVLDKGSSCEVDVWPGLVSMTADVISRTAFGSSYKEGQRIFELQGELAQLIILTFLKSFIPGYLYLPTKDNRRIKAACREIHVILKGIMNKRLRAREAGEAPSDDLLGILLESNSGQTKGNEMSTEDVMEECKLFYFAGQETTSVLLVWTMVMLSQHQDWQARAREEVKQVFGDKEPDTEGLNQLKVMTMILYEVLRLYPPAAQLTRAIHKEIKLGDLTLPGGVQINLPILLVHRDTQLWGNDAGEFKPGRFKDGVSKATNGQVSFFPFAWGPRICIGQNFALMETKMALALILKKFSFELSPSYVHAPYTVLTLHPQFGAHLILHKL